The genomic stretch GGACAGAATTTCCTGCTCCCGGTGTGTGAGCGTTTCATGATCCGCAGCTGACCTGTTCTGCTCTACTGTTGCTGAAATGGCAGGAATAGAAATCTGTTTTAAAATTTCACGGGCAACAAAGGGATCAATTGGTGCACCGCCACGCAAAATACTGCGAATAGCCAAGGCGACTTCAACATCATCCCGTTCTTTCAGCACATAACCGGTTGCACCGGCCTGAATTGCGCTAAACAGACTATCTTGGGTACTCCAGGCAGACACCACCAGAATCAATGCTTGTGCGTCCTGTTCGCGGATTTTTTCAATAATTGAAATCCCACTTCCATCTGGCAACCCCAGATCTACTAAGGCCAGTGCAATCGGCTGTTGCTGAACTATGGAATATGCTTCTTTAACCGTATTGGCAAATAGCAGAACGTCTTCGTTATAACCCAGATTGGTTAATATAATTTTTAAACGGCGCTGAATGACATATTCATCTTCAACGATTAATACAGGTACTGGCAAGACTGCCTCTGGTGCTGTCATAAGCACGCCCCTTATATTTATTGTTATGCCCCATTGAAGATTAAAATATAAACAAAATCACACTAAAAATCATGATTTATTTATTTTTTATTATCTGAAGTTTTAAGCAGCGAGAAACGCTTACGCCCGTTTTCCATATCATAGACATAAAAAATGCCATCTGTTTAGCAGATGGCAGTTCAAGATAGAAAATCTTTTGAAGTTATACGAGCTGTCTACTTTAAGCAGTACCGTATTGCTGTTTTAAATATTTCACAATCTCAGCCGATTCAAACATTTTGGTATCTGTATTTGGATCGACCAGATAGGGAAGCTGAATATTATTTCCCATCATTTCAAACAAATGTTCACGCTTACCGCCTGGTAGTGGTTCATATTTTCCCGGTTTTAAACGCAATTTGGCCGGTCCATAATCTTGCCAGCGCTCTTTAGCGACATTATGAAAAACAAACGGCACTTCCAGTTCACTCAAAACGGCGCGTACAATTCGGGTATAAGGACTGGCCTCAAAGCCCCATAATTCTAATAACAGTTCAGGTGTTGGCCGATCCTTAATCTTGGGATTCACCATTCCGCCGCGTAAACCATTGAGGACGGTTCCCGCAATTGCAGCCACTGGAATTTTAGGATAGTGAGCATATTTCTTGGGAGTTTTGCCGGTTTTGCCATAATGCTTGAACAGATGATCGATAATATCCTGAGACTCATAGAGTCGATCACCGGTATTTTCATCAACTAAAAAAGGAAATTGCAGTTTTCCACCCAATTGCTGCACCTCAGGACGGAAATGAGTACCCCCTCGTGGACATGGATAAACTTCATAATCCAGATTTAGCAAGGTCATGACTTCACGCACCCGACGACAAAATGGTGAACCCTCGTATTCATAGAGCTTCAAGGCTTTTTCAGGCTGATTTGGAAACGGTGTACCCACCATCCCACGTCCACCTTCAGCGATTGAAGAGGCCAAAGCTTGTACAACTTTAATTTGATGACCCAACATACTATTTTCCTGTTTTTTGTTTTATTAAACTGAAAGACAGAAAGTAAACATCCTGTCTTTCAGGGTACAGATGAGTTTTGTTGTTATTCTTGCATGCAGAAATGCGGATTTCAGCCGATTAAGCCACTAATGCTGTTTTAGACACCACAATACCATTATTGTCTGCATAAACATACTCGCCTGCATTAAACGTGACACCACCAAAACAGAGAGAGATATCAACTTCACCCACACCCTTGCGGTTGCTCTTTTGCGGAATAGCCGCCAATGCATGCACACCAAGATCAAGTTCAGCAATCGCATCCACATCACGGACACAACCGTAAATAATGACGCCATTCCAGTGATTTTTTACCGCTGATTCGGCAATCAGGTCACCCATCAAGGCACAGCGCATGGAGGCACCACCATCCACCACCAGGACCTTGCCTGTTCCATCTGTGGCCAATAACTCTTTCACCCGTGAGTTATCTTCAAAACATTTTACTGTCACAATCTGACCGCCAAAGGTTTTGCGCGCCCCATAACTCTTGAAAAATTTACCGTCCAGGCAAGGTGTCACTACCTGAAGCTCTAATTCTGGATGATCATCTAACAAGTCACAGGTGACAAATGCTGCTGTAGACACGGTGTTTTCCCCTCATTTCATTTTTTGTATGCGTAAATTATCATAAATTTCAAATTTTACCGTCTGAGTCAGCGCGGCCTCGACCATAGTATGAGCCACCTGATCGGCTGTCACTGGCTTATAGGCAAAACTATCTGGAATAAAACGCGATACTTTGTGGTAAACTTGCTGCGCGATATCTTCCAAAAAACGCTGCTCCGGACGTTCACCAATGAGCAATGAAGGTCGGATCAGGCTGATTCTGTCCAGAGTCAATGTTTGTACATATTCCTCCAGTTCACCTTTAACCCGATTATAGTAAAAATGTGATTGGGAATCGGCACCCATTGCGCTTAGCAAAAGATAATGGACTGAGGTTTGCTGTAATAGCTCTGCAAAGTGAGCATTTATGGTATAGTCAATACTATAAAATGCCTGTTTGGATCCGGCTTTTTTCATGGTGCTGCCCAGGCAGCTAAAACCATGGCTATGCTTGCTGACATCCTGATCATTCAACATCAGGAAATCTTCCAGTACCAGTTGTTGAACTTTATCCAAAGCATCCAGATCATTTTGATGTTTTCTGACCACTGCAGTAATCTGCTGGCAAGTCGGCTCAGCTTGCAAACGTTTTATCAGTTGTTTTCCCACCAAGCCGGTGGCACCTATCACGATGGGATGAGTCAGTGATTTAGTCATTTTTTATACGATCTCCTAGGTGGAATACTAATCTAACGTTTTCTTTAGAATTTTTCTGCATCTAAAATGTTGTCAAAGCATGTCAAGACTTGACTTCGGTGCTTAGTTTAATCAAAATATGGCACTTGTTTACGGGCTGGTGATAATTCCTCTGATGTTGGTTTTCAGTTGAGTTTCAGCCCGCCCAGACCAATCTATTTCAAGGAGTGCACGAGTGGCAAACTCTGCTCAAGCTAAAAAACGTGCTCGTCAAAACGTTAAAGCACGCAAACACAACGCAAGCTTGCGTTCTATGGTTCGTACCTATCTTAAACGTACATTAGCTGCTATCAGCACTAATGACTATGCTGTTGCTACTGAAGCGTACAAATCGCTTGTTCCAGTAATCGACCGTATGGCTGACAAAGGCATCATCCATAAAAACAAAGCAGCTCGTCATAAGAGCCGCTTGAACGCGCAAGTTAAAGCACTAGCTTCTAACTAATCGCAAATAAAAAAAGCCCTTTTTAGGGCTTTTTTTGTGTCTGAAATTTAAAGAAATCAGAAAAACAATCCGTTTAGACGCCCCTCATCTAGCCGATATGATGAGATAAAAACTGAGTCGCACCTCCCTTTTTAGATTATTGATCTTTATCCATAGAAGATGGCGAAGTGGTTTTATCCTGTTTGGTATTGTCAGTGTCCCGTTTTTGGCATGCGGTTAAACCCAGAATCGCGATCAGGCTAAGAATTGTGATAATTTTCATGGTTTTTCCTCAAGATGAATAATTTTATATTTATTAAGCATAGATAATTTTTATACTTACATTATTGAATTTTCGCCCTATAAATGTAAAAGATGCAGTTCAAAATTTATTTTTATCGTTTTAGCCTGAACTTTATTGAATGATCAATATGAAACGCCACCTCCTCTTTATGAAATTTCTGGTCATAAATAAAAAAACTCAACTGCTGCGAACAATTGAGTTTTGAATAGATCAATTTGATCTAAGGAAGTTGGGAACGTTTAAAATCGGCAATATCCAGTTCATGTACCTGACCGCGCCAGATCCATTTCAGTTTGGACTCCAAAAACACATCACCTTCAAACCAGACAAACAGACCTTCCATCATTTTTGGCCAGTCTTCTCGACTGACGTCCTGACGCCCAGACATCACTGCAATCATGGCTGCGAGAATAGTATCGTGGCTGACAGCCAAACTCAGCCCATATTTATTTTGCGGATGGGTGTTGTAAATCAGTTCCAGTACATCCACCACGCCATGAATCGGCTGTTTCATCCCCGGCAAGGCATTATTGACAAAACTGTTAATGAAACCGAGCGCACCCTGCTTGGCGAAATAAGGTCCAGCTTTTTGAATATCCAGTACAAAGCTACCAGGCTCCACCAGAAGTCCCTGTTCAATAATTTCAATACGATGGGTATTCTGCTCAGGGGTAACCGCATCTGCCCCTTCAATCATCAATGCAGCGGTATCAATACAACGCTGAATCGGACTCGAAATACAGTGATGAATCACGCGATCGGTTTGATCAGCCAGATAAGCCCCCCACTCTTGCGCCAGATCCCGCCCCTGATTGGTCAGTTGCAGATCATAGCCTGCCAAACCTTGACCCGGAACCTCCTCACGAATCGAATGCCGTGTGAATAAGGTGACAGGCGTTTGTACATCAGGCAATAAATCAATTGCACTCAACATACTCGGTGGAAGCAGTTTCAGGGACACGTTACAGCCAACTCTGGATTGGTAATAGGTTAAGCACCACTATAACACGCTCAGAATTTTGCTCAATGCTCGGCCTGCATGTCAGACACTGCCTGCAATGCAATAATTTTCATATCATTATTTTTATAAGCAATGAATCCACCGTTCAGCAAGGTATCCCGATGATTATAAATAAATGGACGACCTTCTAAATCAACCAGACCACCACCAATCCGTTCGAGCATACATTGACCAGCGCTGGTATCCCATTCCGAGGTCGGATGAAAACGTGGATAGATGTCTACCTGATCTTCCAGCATCATGCAAAATTTATAAGCGCTGCCCGCTTTAAATTCGGTGTAGTCAGTGAGCTTAGCCAGACTTTGCAAATACTCGGTATATTTCGGTTTCTGCTGGCTACTTTGGCTCAATCCCACAGCAATCATTTTAGTAGTTTCAAGCATTTCATAAGCAAACCATGTCATCTTTTGGATATCATATTTATAAGGCAAGCCCTGCTCAGGACAGAAATAAATCAGTTGCTGCTCCGGAACCGCCAATATGGCAAAAGTGGTCAAACTGCCTCTGACCAGACTCAAATTAATGGTAAATTCGGGGCGCTGGTGCAGAAATTCCTTGGTACCATCTAGCGGATCCAGTAACCAGAATTCTGACCATGAGCGGCGTTCATGTTCCTGTCCTTCTTCAGACAGTAAAGGCAAGCTGGAAATCTCTGCCAAAGCCTGGGTCAGATAAGTATTGACCCGAAAATCTGCCTGAGTCACCGGAGAATTATCATTTTTTTTGATGACATCAAAAGCCGCACCAGAACAATAACGCTGATATTCTTCTCGCAAAATTTCACAGGCTTGTGTCAAAATGGGCACAAACTGCAAAATCATTGGATCTTGTGGTGCTGCTGTTGCTTTAAACATAGAAAACCTAAATATGTCAAAATGCTCTGAAAAACCTACCATAATTTTCGATATGGATGGCACTTTACTTGATCTTGCCTACGACGATTTCATCTGGAACGAGTTATTGCCTGTGCGTTATGCTGCCACACATGGCTGTAGCCTGGAACACAGCCAGGCGACACTCTATGCATTCTATCAGGAACATAATCATACCTTAAACTGGTACTCTTCACGCTTCTGGACGGCTAAAGTCGAAGTCGATGTTCTGGCGATGCAAATTGAACATAAAGATAAAGTGGCCTTACGCCCTCATTGTCTCGAATTGCTCGATTATCTTAAAAATAATGGCTATCCAATCTGGCTGGCCACCAATGCTGACTGTGCGGGTCTAGCATTTAAACTGGATCATTTGAATTTAAGAGATTATTTCGATGTAATTGTCAGTTCAGAAACGATCGGACATGCCAAAGAATTTATCGAGTTCTGGCAAGGCCTGAATGAACTGCATCCATTTGATCCTGCACATGCTTATTTTATTGATGATACTGAAAAAGTCCTGAATGGGGCTCAAGCCTATGGCATTCAGAACCTGTTCAGCATCCAGCAACCCTCTTCAGCCAAAGTAGCACGCCAGACTTGTAATTACCCGATGCTGCACCAATTAACAGATTTAATCACTCATTTAAATCAGGCTGAGGTAGAAAAAAAATATGCGTAAATCGTCTTTACCCGAAGATGCGGTAGGCATGCGTATAGACAAATGGCTGTGGGCAGCACGGTTTTTTAAAACCCGCTCGATTGCCAAACATGCGATTGAAGGTGGCAAAGTCCATCACAATGGTGAACGTGTCAAGGTATCGCGCGAAGTCCGTGTTGGTATGGAACTGACGATTCAGCAAGGCATCGACAAAAAAACCGTGCTGGTTAAGGAACTTTCTGATGTTCGTGGCCCTGCACCCGTGGCACAAAAACTGTATGAAGAAACCGAAGTCAGTATTGCGCGCCGGGAATTGATTACGTCACAAAGAAAGTTGCATAATCTAGCTCGTCCCGACCATCGTCCAAGCAAGAAAGATCGTCGTGATATCAGTAGATTTAAAAATGAAAATAGTCAGAGTTTCGATCAGTCATGGTCCTATAATGACGATTAAATTTAAGCGTCAGAATATGTCGTACATGCGCTGACTTTTATAGAACACTAGGGAAAATTCTGTCACTATACACCTGTGGAACAAAGCTCTAATTTAAGACATCCACTTGAGTACTAACTTAGTGACATCGTATTGAGGTTGTAAGATGGATGAGAATAAAAACAAGGCGCTCAACGCTGCCTTAAGCCAGATTGAAAAACAGTTTGGTAAAAATACAGTAATGCGTCTTGGTGACAATACCGTTCAGGCAGTTGAAGCCGTGTCTACAGGTTCTTTAACGCTGGATATCGCGCTCGGTATTGGTGGTTTACCAAAAGGTCGTATCGTCGAGATCTATGGTCCTGAATCTTCAGGTAAAACCACAATGACATTGCAAGCAATTGCAGAGTGTCAGAAAGCAGGCGGTACGTGTGCATTTATCGATGCGGAACACGCACTTGATCCTCAATATGCGCGCAAACTTGGCGTAGATATCGACAATCTGCTGGTATCGCAACCGGATCACGGTGAACAGGCACTTGAAATTGCAGACATGCTGGTACGTTCTGGCGCGATCGACATGATCGTTGTCGATTCTGTTGCTGCATTGACACCACGTGCCGAAATTGAAGGCGAAATGGGTGACTCGCATATGGGTCTGCAAGCCCGTTTGATGAGCCAGGCACTGCGTAAAATTACCGGTAATGCCAAACGCTCAAACTGTATGGTGATCTTCATTAACCAGATTCGTATGAAGATTGGTGTCATGTTTGGTAGCCCTGAAACCACAACTGGTGGTAACGCACTGAAATTCTATGCCTCTGTTCGCTTGGACATCCGTCGTATCGGCCAAGTGAAAGAAGGCGACGAGATTGTTGGTTCTGAAACTAAAGTCAAAGTCGTGAAAAACAAAATGGCGCCTCCGTTTAAAGAAGCATTATTCCAGATTCTTTATGGCAAAGGTGTTAACCATCTAGGTGAATTGATCGACCTTGCTGTACAGCAAGAAATCGTGCAGAAAGCTGGTGCGTGGTATTCTTATCAAGGCGACAAAATTGGCCAAGGTAAGAACAACACCATCCGTTATCTGGAAGAGCATAAAGAAATGGCTCAGACGATTGAAAAGCTGATTCGCGACCAGCTGCTTACCAAAGCAGTGGTTGTTGAAGAAGACGATAGCAAGGAAGAACCTGACTTTTTAGATGTGTGATCTTATTAGGTGCATCATCTTTAAACGTCAATACACAGCGCCCTCCGGGGCGTTTTGTTATTATATAGGGAATGTAAAATCCGAGAGAATCATGTCAGACGCGAAATTTAGCAAACTGCTCGATTATGAAACTTTAAAACAGCAGTTCGGCGATGCTGAAGATCACACTCCACCTGCAGAAACAGCGCTGCAAGACACTCCTGAATTTGATCCCGAGGAACGCCTGTTTTCT from Acinetobacter lwoffii encodes the following:
- a CDS encoding response regulator, giving the protein MTAPEAVLPVPVLIVEDEYVIQRRLKIILTNLGYNEDVLLFANTVKEAYSIVQQQPIALALVDLGLPDGSGISIIEKIREQDAQALILVVSAWSTQDSLFSAIQAGATGYVLKERDDVEVALAIRSILRGGAPIDPFVAREILKQISIPAISATVEQNRSAADHETLTHREQEILSLVAQGLSNREIAEQLCVSRYTVESHIKHIYRKLSVSKRTKAVSTARHLGIL
- a CDS encoding 3'(2'),5'-bisphosphate nucleotidase CysQ family protein translates to MFKATAAPQDPMILQFVPILTQACEILREEYQRYCSGAAFDVIKKNDNSPVTQADFRVNTYLTQALAEISSLPLLSEEGQEHERRSWSEFWLLDPLDGTKEFLHQRPEFTINLSLVRGSLTTFAILAVPEQQLIYFCPEQGLPYKYDIQKMTWFAYEMLETTKMIAVGLSQSSQQKPKYTEYLQSLAKLTDYTEFKAGSAYKFCMMLEDQVDIYPRFHPTSEWDTSAGQCMLERIGGGLVDLEGRPFIYNHRDTLLNGGFIAYKNNDMKIIALQAVSDMQAEH
- a CDS encoding NAD(P)H-binding protein, giving the protein MTKSLTHPIVIGATGLVGKQLIKRLQAEPTCQQITAVVRKHQNDLDALDKVQQLVLEDFLMLNDQDVSKHSHGFSCLGSTMKKAGSKQAFYSIDYTINAHFAELLQQTSVHYLLLSAMGADSQSHFYYNRVKGELEEYVQTLTLDRISLIRPSLLIGERPEQRFLEDIAQQVYHKVSRFIPDSFAYKPVTADQVAHTMVEAALTQTVKFEIYDNLRIQKMK
- the rraA gene encoding ribonuclease E activity regulator RraA; protein product: MSTAAFVTCDLLDDHPELELQVVTPCLDGKFFKSYGARKTFGGQIVTVKCFEDNSRVKELLATDGTGKVLVVDGGASMRCALMGDLIAESAVKNHWNGVIIYGCVRDVDAIAELDLGVHALAAIPQKSNRKGVGEVDISLCFGGVTFNAGEYVYADNNGIVVSKTALVA
- a CDS encoding RNA-binding S4 domain-containing protein, with protein sequence MRKSSLPEDAVGMRIDKWLWAARFFKTRSIAKHAIEGGKVHHNGERVKVSREVRVGMELTIQQGIDKKTVLVKELSDVRGPAPVAQKLYEETEVSIARRELITSQRKLHNLARPDHRPSKKDRRDISRFKNENSQSFDQSWSYNDD
- a CDS encoding histidine phosphatase family protein — protein: MSLKLLPPSMLSAIDLLPDVQTPVTLFTRHSIREEVPGQGLAGYDLQLTNQGRDLAQEWGAYLADQTDRVIHHCISSPIQRCIDTAALMIEGADAVTPEQNTHRIEIIEQGLLVEPGSFVLDIQKAGPYFAKQGALGFINSFVNNALPGMKQPIHGVVDVLELIYNTHPQNKYGLSLAVSHDTILAAMIAVMSGRQDVSREDWPKMMEGLFVWFEGDVFLESKLKWIWRGQVHELDIADFKRSQLP
- the rpsT gene encoding 30S ribosomal protein S20; protein product: MANSAQAKKRARQNVKARKHNASLRSMVRTYLKRTLAAISTNDYAVATEAYKSLVPVIDRMADKGIIHKNKAARHKSRLNAQVKALASN
- a CDS encoding HAD-IA family hydrolase, which gives rise to MSKCSEKPTIIFDMDGTLLDLAYDDFIWNELLPVRYAATHGCSLEHSQATLYAFYQEHNHTLNWYSSRFWTAKVEVDVLAMQIEHKDKVALRPHCLELLDYLKNNGYPIWLATNADCAGLAFKLDHLNLRDYFDVIVSSETIGHAKEFIEFWQGLNELHPFDPAHAYFIDDTEKVLNGAQAYGIQNLFSIQQPSSAKVARQTCNYPMLHQLTDLITHLNQAEVEKKYA
- the recA gene encoding recombinase RecA, with protein sequence MDENKNKALNAALSQIEKQFGKNTVMRLGDNTVQAVEAVSTGSLTLDIALGIGGLPKGRIVEIYGPESSGKTTMTLQAIAECQKAGGTCAFIDAEHALDPQYARKLGVDIDNLLVSQPDHGEQALEIADMLVRSGAIDMIVVDSVAALTPRAEIEGEMGDSHMGLQARLMSQALRKITGNAKRSNCMVIFINQIRMKIGVMFGSPETTTGGNALKFYASVRLDIRRIGQVKEGDEIVGSETKVKVVKNKMAPPFKEALFQILYGKGVNHLGELIDLAVQQEIVQKAGAWYSYQGDKIGQGKNNTIRYLEEHKEMAQTIEKLIRDQLLTKAVVVEEDDSKEEPDFLDV
- a CDS encoding glutathione S-transferase N-terminal domain-containing protein — encoded protein: MLGHQIKVVQALASSIAEGGRGMVGTPFPNQPEKALKLYEYEGSPFCRRVREVMTLLNLDYEVYPCPRGGTHFRPEVQQLGGKLQFPFLVDENTGDRLYESQDIIDHLFKHYGKTGKTPKKYAHYPKIPVAAIAGTVLNGLRGGMVNPKIKDRPTPELLLELWGFEASPYTRIVRAVLSELEVPFVFHNVAKERWQDYGPAKLRLKPGKYEPLPGGKREHLFEMMGNNIQLPYLVDPNTDTKMFESAEIVKYLKQQYGTA